The stretch of DNA GACTCGCTCAATCGTCAGTTTCGGACAAGGTGTCCTGCATACGCACCCAGCCGCGGCGCAGCGCATACACTGCTGCCTGAGTACGATCTTCAACGTCCAGCTTCTTGAGGATGGCGGTCATGTGGTTCTTGACCGTCTGATGGCTGATACCCAGCGCCAGCGCGATCTGCTTGTTGCTCATGCCCCGCGTGACAAACTGCAGAATCTCCATTTCGCGCGGGCTGAGCGGCACAAAATGCTCGCCGGGGTCAACTATGTACGGGCCGGTCGCGGCTTCAACGCCGGCGTCCAGCCAGGCGCGCAGGTTGGGTTCATCGAAGAGCTGGTCGCCGATGACGTAGAATCCCTGGACGACCTGCCGGACAACTTCCA from Anaerolineae bacterium encodes:
- a CDS encoding response regulator transcription factor, with amino-acid sequence MAMQNPEDDLDRITVLIVDDHPLFREGLSKVFSLEDDIEVIGEKADGEKALQLVRQLKPNVLVIDINIPSMNGLQVTRQLKAERINCAVIMLTAYHDQEQVLHAMRAGASAYYSKDVEPARLVEVVRQVVQGFYVIGDQLFDEPNLRAWLDAGVEAATGPYIVDPGEHFVPLSPREMEILQFVTRGMSNKQIALALGISHQTVKNHMTAILKKLDVEDRTQAAVYALRRGWVRMQDTLSETDD